Genomic DNA from Spirochaetota bacterium:
GTGCCCGAAAAGGTCGTCGATGTGAAACGTGCGGCGGTGATCGATAGTGCGAGCGCATCGAAGCGTGCGAACGTACCCTTCTGGAGCATCATCCCCGGCATCGACTGGAACGCCGATTACCGCTGGGCGCATCAGAACATCCGCGACGGCAGCGCGACGTACGGCGGCATATCGAAATTCGTCGCCGATAATGCGCGCGTGAAGTCCATCAGCGTGACGGAGCTCGTGTTCATCAAGGATACTGCGGCGAACGTGTCGCTTATATTCAATAACGATTCGCTTGCGCGTATCGATATCGAATTCGTGAAACCGCCGGTGTACGCTGAACTGGTATCGCAGATAAAGAAGGGCATAGGGATAGCGCCGGTGAAGGAAGTGAACGTGACAACGGCGGCCACCGCAAGCTATGTGGATTGGGAAGTGAATGATGCGAAGACGGGGCTTACGATGTTCGCAACGGTGAAGGAGATGCAGGGCGTAGTGTCCTTCAGCGCAGAAATAAAATGACCTGACGGCGATAGAGGAAGACGCATCGCTTACGCTTGTTTGACAAGGAAAGAACGGATGGTATACTGTCCCGGCTTTTGGCAACGATCGGTAAGGATGCATCATTGGCTTTTTCGGCCGCACGGATAATCGAAGCGATCACACCGCCGCTGCATTTTCGGCTGCCCCTTATCATATTCGCGGGCGTTTTCACCGGATTGGGCGCGGCAGGGTTCTATCTTTCTTCGATATGGTCGTATGCATCCGATTCGCCTTCCGCCTGCGTCAATTGCCATATCATGGGGCCGCAGTACGCGACCTGGGCACATTCCTCGCATCGGGAACGTGCGCACTGCAATGACTGTCATGTGCCGCATAATAACATCGCAAATCATTATTTCTTCAAGGCGAAGGACGGATCGCGGCATGCGGCGCTGTTCACGCTGCGACTTGAGCCGCAGGTGATACATATCAAGCATGAGGGGCGCGGTGTCGTGCAGAAGAACTGCCTGCGCTGCCATACCCATGTCAATCTCCGGGTGATGTTCGCCGCGAATACGCGGGTGAACAAAGGGCGTTACTGCACCGACTGCCATCGCGATGTTCCGCACGGACGGGTGAACAGTCTTGCGTCGGCGCCGTATGCGCAATTGCCGCTTCCCGGGCGGCCCGTGCCCGCATGGCTTCTCGATATGACCGCAAAGGATAAGGAGTGAACATGTTCGACCTGAAGGCTATGCTCGAAAAACATCCCCGGGCAGGGTGGCTGCTCTACGGGGGCATCGTTCTCGCCGTCGTTCTCATCGGTGTGCTGGTGTTCACCATAATGGAACGCCGCGCCGAAGCGCTCTATGCATACGCGCCTGCGGTGAAAATAAAGCCCTTTGAGCCGCGAAGCGCCGAGTGGGGAAAGAATTTTCCAAAGGAATACGAATCGTATCTGAGGACGGCGGGATCGGATTTCCGATCGAGATACAACGGCAGCGCCGTGCGTGATACGCTCGCAGAATATCCCGCGTTGATCGTGCTTTGGGCGGGCTATCCGTTCTCGTTCGATTACCGTCAGGGCAGAGGGCATATGCATGCGATAACCGATATTCGCGAAACGCTCCGCACCGGCGCACCCATGCGATCGAATGGCGGCTCCATGCCGGCCACTTGCTGGACGTGTAAAAGCACCGACGTGCCGCGGCTCATGCATGAGCTCGGCTCTGCCGCAGCGTTCTACAAAGGGAGCTGGGCCTCACGAGGCCGCGAAGTCGTGAACCCTATCGGATGCGCCGACTGTCATGACAATGAGACCATGCAGCTTAAGATAACGCGACCGTCGCTCATAGAGGCGTTCTCCCGCATCGGCCGTGATATTACGAAAGCGAGCCATCAGGAGATGCGCTCGCTTGTCTGCGCGCAATGCCATGTGGAATATTATTTCAAGGGCGAGGGGAAGTATCTTACATTCCCCTGGGACAAGGGCTTTACCGCCGAGGCCATGGAGGCGTATTACGACGGCATCGCGTTCAGCGATTGGACGCATACGCTCAGCAAAACCCCGATGCTGAAATGCCAGCATCCTGATTATGAGATATATCTGAGCGGATTGCATGCCCGCCGCGGCGTGAGCTGTGCTGACTGCCACATGCCGTATCGGAGCGAGGGCGCGCAGAAATTCACCGATCATCACATCCAGTCGCCGCTCAACAATATTGCCGCATCATGCCAGGTGTGCCATCGCGAAAGCGAGGAAGAGCTCCGCGCAACGGTATATGCACGGCAGGATTCGGTCATGAGCGAACGCAAAAAGCTCGAGAATATCCTGGTGCGTGCCCACGTCGAGGCAGCGCATGCCTGGAGCCTCGGGGCGGCCGCCGCGGAGATGAAGGACGTGCTTACGCTCATACGCCATGCGCAATGGCGATGGGACTTTGCGGCCGCAAGTCATGGGGCATCGTTCCATTCGACGGTTGAATCCGCGCGCGTCATAAGTTCCGGGATAGCGAAGGCACAGGAGGCCCGTGTGCTGCTCGCCCGCGTACTCGCATCGCACGGATTCACTAAGGAGATACCGCTTCCCGATGTCGCGACAAAGGACAGTGCGCAGAATCATATCGGTGTCGGGCGTGAACAGCGCCTGCAGGAGAAAAGGAGATTCCTTGACAGTATTGTGCCGCAATGGCTCTCGGACGCAAGGAAGTAACGCATGAACGGAGAGCGTGTCCCTCGTCGATCATTCTGGGCAATACCATGGTCCTATCGGCAGGGCGTGCTGTTCGCCGCCGCATTCTTTGTCGGCGCTGCCGTTCTCGATATGTTCCCCCATCGCCTGTTCATTCTCGGCGGAGCGGCATCGGGCGTTTTCGTCATTGTCGTTCTTCTGCTCGTCATCGTACCGTTCGTGCTTTTCAAGGATACCGCGGCACTGCGCTATCTTTCGGGAAAGCATAATGCCATCATAGCGATATCATTTTTTACTGCATGCGTCATTATCATGGGTCTCATACCCCAGCCATCGGAGCATCTTCTTTCCGCAGGCGGCGTGTTGTGGGTGTTCAGGATGAAGTACAGTATCGTTTTCTTTACCATGGCGTTGTATCTGCTTGTGTCGCTCGGTTACGCCATCGCCAGCCGCTGCCGTGCGTTCACGGTACGCAATGCGGTGTTTCTAGCATCGCATGGAGGGCTTTTTCTCGTCATCCTCGGCATGTGTGCGGGCAGCGGAATGCAGCAGGTGTCGATGACCGTCCATACGAAAGACTATGTCTGGTACGGAAGGGACCAGTTCGGCAATGATACGGAGCTCCCGCTTGCGATAAAGCTCGAATCGTTCACGATAGACTATCATTCGACGAATGTCGGGGCTGCCCCACGGCAGTTCAGGTCCGTCGTCAGCATCGTTACCTCGGATAAAAAGCGCACGAGAGCGGCGATCGCAGTCAATGCACCGTTCACTATCCATGGGGTTACGCTATATCAGTCGGGATATGATGCCGCCAAAGGCGCATTATCGGATATCAGTATCATACATGCGGTTCGCGATCCATGGATAGGCGTCGTCTACGCGGGGATGATAATGCTTCTCATCGGTGCGGTCTGCATGGTCGTCATCTATATGCGGTCATTCACACTGGCAAGGGGTAAACCGTGATATACACGCTCTGCGTTATTACGATAGCATCCCTGTGGGCAGCAGGTGTCGTTCTGCTCCTTGTGCAGCGGCAGAAGGTCGGCGTGGGAATGATAGCTCTTGGGCTCGTGCTGCTCGGGTCATATATCGCGTATCTGTGGATAGTGATCGGTCGTCCGCCGATGCGATCGATCGGTGAGACGCGGCTTTGGTATTCATTGTTCCTTCCGCTTATCGGCATGCTGCTCTTCGTGATGCTGAAGAACAAATGGGTGCTCGTATACGGGACCGCCGTATCACTCGTGTTCCTCGGCATCAATGCCTTCAAGCCGTCGAATTTCGATGCCGCGCTTATGCCCGCGCTGCAAAGCCCGTTCTTCATCCCCCATGTGCTTATCTATATCTTTGCATACGCGCTGCTCGCCGGGGCGGCGATAGCGGCGGCCGTGTATATCAGGAACGGTGCTGCGCTGGACGATCTTACGGCGATAGACAGGGTGGTTATCATCGCAACGGCTATGCTCACCGTCGGCATGATACTGGGAGCGGTCTGGGCGAAGATAGCGTGGGGTCATTACTGGACGTTCGATCCCAAGGAGTCGTGGGCGCTCATTTCGTGGCTTGTCTATATCGTTTATTTGCACGTGCGGATGAACCATCCGACACGCACCCGAGAGGCGGCGTTCTA
This window encodes:
- the nrfH gene encoding cytochrome c nitrite reductase small subunit; the encoded protein is MAFSAARIIEAITPPLHFRLPLIIFAGVFTGLGAAGFYLSSIWSYASDSPSACVNCHIMGPQYATWAHSSHRERAHCNDCHVPHNNIANHYFFKAKDGSRHAALFTLRLEPQVIHIKHEGRGVVQKNCLRCHTHVNLRVMFAANTRVNKGRYCTDCHRDVPHGRVNSLASAPYAQLPLPGRPVPAWLLDMTAKDKE
- the nrfA gene encoding ammonia-forming cytochrome c nitrite reductase, with product MFDLKAMLEKHPRAGWLLYGGIVLAVVLIGVLVFTIMERRAEALYAYAPAVKIKPFEPRSAEWGKNFPKEYESYLRTAGSDFRSRYNGSAVRDTLAEYPALIVLWAGYPFSFDYRQGRGHMHAITDIRETLRTGAPMRSNGGSMPATCWTCKSTDVPRLMHELGSAAAFYKGSWASRGREVVNPIGCADCHDNETMQLKITRPSLIEAFSRIGRDITKASHQEMRSLVCAQCHVEYYFKGEGKYLTFPWDKGFTAEAMEAYYDGIAFSDWTHTLSKTPMLKCQHPDYEIYLSGLHARRGVSCADCHMPYRSEGAQKFTDHHIQSPLNNIAASCQVCHRESEEELRATVYARQDSVMSERKKLENILVRAHVEAAHAWSLGAAAAEMKDVLTLIRHAQWRWDFAAASHGASFHSTVESARVISSGIAKAQEARVLLARVLASHGFTKEIPLPDVATKDSAQNHIGVGREQRLQEKRRFLDSIVPQWLSDARK
- a CDS encoding cytochrome c biogenesis protein ResB, whose protein sequence is MNGERVPRRSFWAIPWSYRQGVLFAAAFFVGAAVLDMFPHRLFILGGAASGVFVIVVLLLVIVPFVLFKDTAALRYLSGKHNAIIAISFFTACVIIMGLIPQPSEHLLSAGGVLWVFRMKYSIVFFTMALYLLVSLGYAIASRCRAFTVRNAVFLASHGGLFLVILGMCAGSGMQQVSMTVHTKDYVWYGRDQFGNDTELPLAIKLESFTIDYHSTNVGAAPRQFRSVVSIVTSDKKRTRAAIAVNAPFTIHGVTLYQSGYDAAKGALSDISIIHAVRDPWIGVVYAGMIMLLIGAVCMVVIYMRSFTLARGKP
- the ccsA gene encoding cytochrome c biogenesis protein CcsA; translation: MIYTLCVITIASLWAAGVVLLLVQRQKVGVGMIALGLVLLGSYIAYLWIVIGRPPMRSIGETRLWYSLFLPLIGMLLFVMLKNKWVLVYGTAVSLVFLGINAFKPSNFDAALMPALQSPFFIPHVLIYIFAYALLAGAAIAAAVYIRNGAALDDLTAIDRVVIIATAMLTVGMILGAVWAKIAWGHYWTFDPKESWALISWLVYIVYLHVRMNHPTRTREAAFYLVFAILFVLICWFGVNILPAARGSMHIYTR